Part of the Marinitoga hydrogenitolerans DSM 16785 genome, CATTCTTTGTTTTTACATTTAAATATTCTCATTTCCAATATTATTGTTACTTTTTTTCCTCCTATTGGTAAATCCTGAAAGCTTCTTGTGTATTTTGAATGTACTTTATCTGTTTCTTCTCCACATACTGGACATTTTGCTTTTTTCTTTTTTGATTTTACATAAATATATATTGTGTCTTCTTTTATTTCATGTTTTATATACTTTAAACCTTTATCCAGCATTTTTATTATTTCTTTCATTTAGCTCTTCCCTTTCGCTTTTTCTTTTATTTTAACATTTTTATCATTCCTTTGTCAACTTTCTTTGGAAAGAGCCAAAATTCTCTTGTTATACCATACTTACCTTTATATAATGGCGTAAATAATGATATGTTTGATTGAGAGTAATCTTTTTCAAATGAATTTTCAAATTGGTTTAAAATAAAATCTATATCATTTTTATAACACCATAGTATTAAATTTTCTCTTCTTTTAAACTTAGATATTTTATATAAAAATTTTAATTCTTTATTTTTGTGATAAAGTTCTTGAAAGAAGGTATGATACTCTAATTTACTTTTTCTTACTGGAATATATATTTTTATAATGTTTCGTGTTTCATTTATTGCGTCATTAAAACCAAAATAATACCAATAGTAATCTTCATTGTGCCATATTTTTGAATTTTTATTTTTGTATTTTTCAGTACTAATATATTCTATTGTTTTATTTTTTTCATTTACGCGATTAAGAGATTCATATATCATATTTGATAATTCATTTTTTTCAAAAATATATTTATTTTCAAGATATACGTTTTCATAAATATTATTCATCTCATATTCAATTAAACTTTTTTGAACATTTATATCTATATTCATCTTATCCTCCTAATTATTAAAATTTTTCAAAATCTTCTTTTATTAATTTTTTAACATCATCAAATAATTCTATAGGTAAAAAAATCTTATCTGAATAAATTAAAGGTCTCCTTCTTCTAAAATTTAAATATTTATCTCCAAACATATCTATATCATCTAAAATTATTTCTATATCAAATCTATCCATTTTATTTATATATCCTTCAAAATATTTTGATCCTCTATAATCTTTTTCAAAAACATATGCTCTTTTTTTATAATTATTTTTATTTTGATCCAACCATTTTAATAAAATTTTTTCTATATCACTTATAAGTCTATTTATAAATTTTCTATTTTCTTTATGAAGTCTTTCAGCTTCTCTTTTCTGTTCTAAATATTCTTCATTTCTTTTATATTCAATATTTAATATATCTAAAATTATATTCTTTGTATCAAGATATTTTAAATTTTTAACTAATTTTGGTTCTTGAAAATCTGAAATTGGTATATTAAGAATATCTATATTTGCAAAATAAAAATAATCAAAAACTTTTTTTATATTGCTTTCAAAATAATTTTTATTTAAATATTTATAAAAATTATTAAAAGTTATTGGTTGAATCCGACTTTCAAAAAACATAATAATTAATCTACTAAGCGCTCTGTAAAAACTATACGATGAAATTATCGGATATTTCCCTTTATATAATGGAGAAAATACAGGAATATGTTTTAAGCTATAATCATTTAAAAATTTTTCTTCAAATTTTTCAAGAAAAAAGTCAATCTCAGATTTTTTTATAATTATATAAAAATCAAACATCGATACATTCCAAAAATCATCAAAACAATAATTTAACTTTATTTCCGAATATTTTTTTTTAAAATTTTCCATAAATTCATAATGTTTTTTACTTATTTTTTTAATGGGAATATGTAGTTTCATAAAACTATCATCATATTTTTCTTTAGCATCACAATATTTTATTTTCTCATCTTTTTCTATTTTATTTAATAATTTATAATATTCATAATAAATAGTTTTTTTATATATAAGTTCTGAAATTTCATCAAGAGATAGAATTTTATCGAACTGTTTATATAATACATATAGTTCTTCAAGAAAAGCATCAATTAAAATTATTTGAAAATGTTTATCTATATAAAAATTCATTTTATCACTCCAATTCAATGAAAATCATAATATTCAAAACTTCCATTACTTTACTTTTTTCTTACAAAAACTATTATGATACTCTATATATCTCATTTACAACACTTTTTAATATAAATATTCGAAAATTCTGGAATTTTTATTAAAATTTTGATGGACTTTCAAAATTTATAACTTTTTGTGCCATTTCCGTAAATGTTCCATCATGAGTTACAATAAATGCCTGTTCTATTTCATTTAGCATATTTTTAAGATTTTCTGCAAGCATATTTCTTCTTTCTTCATCAAGATTTATGGTAGGTTTATCAAGCAAATAAATATTAGCTTTTGATAAAAAATTAGCAAGAGCCATACTTATTGAAATCGCAACACTTACTTGTTCTCCACCGGATAATATACTAAAATTTCTTTCTCCTTTTATATCATCATGAATTTTCACCTGATAATTGTCTTCAGAATCCCAGATTATTTTTTCATTCTTTTCAGACATTTTTATATAGTTTTCAGTTGCTTTTATCGAGACTGTTTTGGTAAATTCTTTACTTACATAAATTCCCATTGTTTTTATTTTATCTCTAAATTCTTTCGTCAATTCTAATTTTCTTAAATAAATTTTTATTTCGTCTTCCAATTTTTCTTTTTCTTTTAAAATCGCATTTCTTTTTTCAAATATTTTTCTCAAATTATTTAATTCATTTTCCAATTTTCCTATTTCAGTATTTAAATCAATTATTATTTTTTGTTTTTCTGAGATTTTTTCTTCTATTTTTTTTATTTCACTATTTGATTTTTCTAAATTTTCCTATTTTTCAATTCTTTTTTGAGTTCTAATAAATTTTTTGTTTCACTTTCAATTTCATTATTTAGATTTTTTAATTTTTCCAAAATTTTTTCTGTTCTATATAATATATCAGGTAATAATGTGCTTTTATCAAATAAATCACCACTTATCAAAAATATATCAACAGACAATTCTATTGCCTTATCCGCTATATATTCAGCTGCATTGAAGTAATCTTCATATCTTTTGTTTGTATATTCACATATTCCACCAACAGGCCTTCTGCCAAGATGCCAGTCTGATGTGTGCAAT contains:
- a CDS encoding metallophosphoesterase family protein, with the protein product MKILHTSDWHLGRRPVGGICEYTNKRYEDYFNAAEYIADKAIELSVDIFLISGDLFDKSTLLPDILYRTEKILEKLKNLNNEIESETKNLLELKKELKNRKI
- a CDS encoding transposase family protein, encoding MKEIIKMLDKGLKYIKHEIKEDTIYIYVKSKKKKAKCPVCGEETDKVHSKYTRSFQDLPIGGKKVTIILEMRIFKCKNKE